GGGCAACAATCATCTTTTTTACAGCCATTATCAAGTAAACATTTTAATCTAGATCTAACAACCTTATAAGGTGAAACTGAAGCATCTGTTGGTTCAATAGTTTGGAAAGCTACAGCTTTTAATTGGCATAGTGATGCTAAATCTACATTAGGAAGTGTAGTAAATAAATCTAATAGTATAGCTATTATAGAATCTAAAACTTCATCTCCTAAATCTAAAAGAGCATTAAGGAGAGTTATTAGTGGTTGCAATAGAGGTATTGCAAGTGATTCTAAAATATTTATAATAGAAGTTAATATACCTGTAAGATCATCTATAGGTAGAGGTATTGGATATAATGCTCTACCTGTTATATCTAGAGTATCACAACTACAACCTGGCAATTTATTTAAAGTAGCATCAAGTGCAGCTGATAAGTTATCTTTTTTTGTAGCAGGTAAAAGACTTAAAAATACTAATGGACTTCCAACAACGTAAAAATCTGTTATAAAAGCAAAAGCATCAAAATTTACATTTTCTCTTATACCTTCACAACTTAACAATTCTAAAGCCTTTTTCATACTAGGTTTACAGCAACATTCTATATGACTTTCTGGGGGATAATATTCATTTAGACCATTTCCTTTTCCATACTCACATAGACTTTTTCCTTTTCCGTGTTCACAGCAACTCATATACATATTATTTCCAATCAATATACTGCACTCCTTTATTTTGAAATATGAGAGAAAAAGATTCTCTTACATTAAGATATCTAAATAGCTCTAGAAATGTTACAAAAAAGGTCAAAAAACAAGGATTTAAATTTAATTACGCTAATTTAAGTATAATTCGTGAAATTAATCCAAAATAAAGACATCAAAAAACAAATTATATTAGGATATAATATATGGAGTGGAGCCTTTACTTATAGTGTAGAGAAGGTATAAAAGATATGCTTTTATTCTCACATATTTAATTAGAAAAAATTTTATAGACATTTATTCGATATGGAAGAAGAAAAAAAGATAGTAAAAGCACCTCAGACTATTTATCTTGAAGAGGATGATTTAAAGCTTTTAAAAGCAGTATTTTCTATAAAAAATACAACGATAGGTAAGACAATAAATAATATAATTAAAGTTGCTGTAGAAACTACGAAAGATAGTCTACCAGATGATTTTGATATAGATAAACAATCATTAAAATATTATAGAGATAATAAAGTAAAAAAGAGTAAAAAATAATTTGGAAATAATTTATAAAAAAAGTACGAATAAATTAAAAAAAATTTATTCGTACTTTTTTATAAGCATAGATAAAATTATATTTATCTATTTATAGTATTTTTATCTGTATATTCAATAGTATCAATATAATTATGAGGATCACTAGAATCAAAACTGCAAAGACCTAGAGCATATAATCTAAATTTATTTTCTTGTCTTTCAACTTTATAAATTAAGTTTAAATATCTTTTACCTATAGGTTGTTTATTTATAAAATCTAATATATATTTTTTAATAAATTCTCTATGTGAATCTTCTAATGTATCTATTCCTTGGATTTCATTTATATCATAATCAAAGAAGTCTTTTAGCTGTTTATATGATTCAAATTTAAAATTTTTCGCGCCTATAGATTTATACCTATTTTCAATAAGTTCTTTATATGAATCTTGTTTACCTAACTCTATAAATTCATTGTGTATATTTATTATATTTTCTCTTGTAATCATGATAGCCCTCTTTTCTTTTAATATAAGTTAATTAAAATTATCTATTATTACATCATTAAGAACTATTATTAAATTTTTAATTAACTCTTGTTTTACTTGATGCCCTAATTGTTTATATAAGTTTAAATCGTTAGTCTCTTCACAATGTCCTATTTCATTACGTATATAAGTAAAACAATCTTCATCATAGTGGCAACCTTGTTTTCTTGTTGGTTTAAAATATAAAAAACTATATTTATCTTTATTATCTTTTAGATAATCTGTAACAGATTTTTGACTAGGATAAGATTTATTACCTTGTAATAACTCCATTAAAAACTGGTATAGGCTCATAAATTGAGCAATAATGTTAGGATTATGAAGAGTTTTAAATATTCTTTCATATTTCATAAAATTTTCTTCAATATTTGTTGGAGATTTTGTTATTAAATTATATACATAATCGCCTGGAAAACTGCGAATTATTTGAATTGTATCATTTAGATTTAAAGAATCTTTAATAACCATATCTTTATTATTTTCATAAATTACATCTATTGTGTATACTGGAAAACTGTAACAAACTTCAGTTTTTACTATTAAATTGAAACATAGATGATAAAGATAGTTTTCTATCTCTTTTTCATTTCCTGTATATGTAATATCTTTTTGAAGTTCAACTTTCATCTGTTTTAAATCATTATAGATATAAATTGATTTAATAAGTTTATTATTTACTATATAAGGTTTGTTATCATAAATAAGAAAGTTGTTGAATCCATGTAAAGTACAAATTAAATAATTTGGCTGTTGTAAATTATTGTTTAACTGGTTATTATTCATTATCAAATTCCTCCTAAATATAATTAAAGTAAATAAAGAAACATTTAAATAAATTTTACTTTAATTATAGCAAATATTTCCATTTAAAAATTTAAAAGTTTGAATAAATACTTAATAAAAATTATTATTCTAAAAATATGTAAAGTTAATTAGATTAATTATATGTTGAAATTTGGTAAAAATATAATTAAATATCTAGAACTTCAATAAGGTTTAATAGTAAAATATATGAATAATATTAATGAATAGAGTGTATATATTTTACTATATAGATAATAATTAATTTTTTCTGGGGGAATTACTAGAGAAATTTAATTACTAGTATTAGATAAAATTTGTGATCTAGATAAGTATTATAAAGACAATAATATATTATTTATATAGGTAAAAGATAATAAAGAAAAAGTGTTAATATCGTACTTTCTATGTGATATAATCATTTTATAATTTACTTTTAAAATTGAAAGGACGTTTTATATGAAGAATTTAAGTTTAATATACAACTTTGTTAATGAAAAAAAAATTCCTGTAAGAGGTAAAAAAGCAAATATTCATATAAAAGAACCTACAGTTAATACTATTTCTTTAAATCATATTGCTAGCGTATTTAAATATTTACATAAGTATAGATTTCTTGATCTTAATGTAATTCTTAAATTTAATAGACTTAGATTTGAAGATAAAGTTACATATTTAATCTTAGATGTATTAATATATGATGTATTGCTTAAATGTCCTAATTTTAAAATCACTATAGAGAGAGAAAATCCTTCAGAACATAATTTGTTAGACTGGGGGTTTATAAGTACTGCACTTTATAGAACTTTATATAATACCCAATCAACTTGTTTAGATAGAAATCATTTTATTAAAGAGTTTAAAAGGAAAGTATTAACTCATGAAAACTTTAGAGTTTTTTTAACGAGAGAAGATCTTTCTGATGAAGAAACTCCATCAAAAATATTTACTAGTGTTGCATCAGCTTTTAAATATTCGCTAAAAGATTCTTCATGGATAGATAGTATTTCTGAGGTGATTTCTGAATTAATATGTAATGTTGCATCTCATACCGATAGTGAGTGTATTTTAGATATTAATTTTGATAATAAAATATTAGATAAAGGACATAATCCGTATGAGTTTATAAATATTTGTGTTATAAATTTTTCAGAAGATAGAATTTTTGACAAAGTAAAATATAATATAGAAAATAAGTGTTATCCTGAAGATGATATTTTATACTCTGATGTGTATAAAGCTTTTAAGTTTCATCAAAAATATTTTGATTCTCAATATACAGAAGAAGATTTTTATTTAATAACAACTTTTCAAAATCATGTTACTTCTAGAAATCTTCAATCTGGGAATAATGGTACTGGATTAACTACTTTAATCCAAAATGTAATTGATGAGTCAAAACAAGATTATTCTTATGTTTTAAGTGGAAACAATTTACTATTCCTTAAATCAGATTTTTTAAAGATATCAGATAATAGATTTATAGGATTTAATGAAGAAAAAGATTATATCAATTTTAGACCATCTAAAAAAGTAATTAATAGATCTGCTATATATATTCCTGGAACAATACATCATCTATTATTAATAAAGGAGGCTTAGTAATGAAAATACAATTACAATTTAACAATACAATAACTAGATTAGCAGGGAACTCTTTTGGAAAAAAAATTTATGAAAATCAGGTTAAAAATAAAATTAATCTTGAAGAACTTAATATTATTGAATTCCCTAATACTATTGAAGATTTAGCTATATCATTTGTTCAAGGATTTACCGAAGATATATTTAAAAGTATAAAAAAAGATGAGTTTTCAAAATATTTTTCAATAGAAGGGAATCAAAAAGTAATAGATAAATTTGAAAAATCTATCTATTTCTAGGTATAAATTAAATATTATGACTATTGATAACATTTTATCTGTTATAGCCATTTTAATATCTATAGGTTCAGTTTTTTATAATAATTATAGTAATGGCAAAGTGACAGAAAAAACACTTAACAAAGATTTTTTTAAAAATATATATTTTGAATACATCATCAATAAAATTCCAGAGGCAGTAATGAAATTAGAAGCAAAAAGTGATTCTGCAACTAATGAATGCAACAATTTAAATGATTTAATTCATGAAGTTATTGATGCTTCTACATTTTATAGATATTTTGATAATGAATTTTATGAAGATTTATTATCAAAATTAATAGAACTTGATGAGTTAACTATATCTGCATCTGAACCTAAAATAAGTTCTAGTACATTTAGAAAATATAAAGAGGATATTCATAAATCTTTTAATTCTCTTTATACTTTATTAAAAACATATTATTCTAAGATATAAAAAAGACTCTTAATTTAAGAGTCTTTTTTATATCTTAGAATAATATGTTTTTAACTTTAGTAAATAGATCATTTAAAAACTCGAGTTTATATGTAAATAATATATCAACATTGATTCCACTTGTCTAATTTAATTTGTTTTTATTGATTTTAAATCTACATAAAACTTATTATTTTGTGTCTTTTTTTATAAAAGTCTTTATTTTCAATGGTTTTAAGTATTCTTTATAATGTATGTCAGTCTTTTGACAGTTCATAAAAGTTATCAACAGAAATTACGTGACTTATCAACAGATTTTTAAAAGTTATTAACAATTATATATATATTAAGAGTATGCTCCCAAGGAGTATATTTTTTTGGAAAAAATAAGAAAAAGTTTATGAAAAGTATTGATTATATCACGTATACGTGATATAATATAAATATAGAAAGGAGGTAAGGAAATGGTCAAAAAAATAAAAGAGTTCACGAAAGTGATTAAAGCACTTACGGAACTCGCACTTGAAATAGGAACTCTAGTAGCAATCATCAAAATGATACTAGAAAGCCTATAAAACATAAGGGTGGTGTTCCTACCACCACCCTTACTTTTATAATAATACATGACCATTTTAATTACAATGAAAAATAATAAAAAAGAATTAGCAAAAAGTGTAATTGATTTAACTTTAGCTTTAATTAAATTTATAGGAGCTATAGCTCTTGTAGTATTAGCACTGAAATATTTATTTTCATAGGAGGTAAAAACTATGTGTAGCTTTAAAGGATTATATTCATTTGCAGAGGCAACTAAATTATGGGGGTTAAAAGATTCTACACTAAGAAAGGCAGTTGAAACTGGAAAATTAATAGCTGATGAAGATTGTAAAAAGTTTGGTAGAGATTGGGTTGTAAAAGAAAGTGCAATGGTTAGAGAATATGGAGAAAAAAAGGAATAAATTAAGAAATAAAAAAGTAGTACCAGTTGGCATTGGTACTACTTTTTTATTTAAGTTAATAGGGTTATTTACTTAAAACAGATAGTAAATTTTAAATTAAGCATAAATGGATTTCTGATGAAGATATATATATAGTTAAAAACTAAAAGAAGTAGGGAAAACCTATAGTTACATATCGAAAGAAACATGTTGGAGCAATGCTATAATTAGCAGAGTTATAAATAATAAAAATAACATTTACTAACATTACAATATTTATATTGATTATATAGTTTGATTAAATTAAAATTAAATTTGGTATAAAATAGAAATAAAATTGAGAGGGGTAGACAAATTATAAAATGAATCTAAAAATTTTATGTGGAATATTAATCTTAGTTATAGTTATTATTATTAGATGGCTTGTTCTAAAGGGGAAAATAAATAAAATTAAGAATTCAATATATACTATTGCATTAGGAATACTACTTCTGGTATCACTTATATATATAGGTATATGTATATATATGATGTTTCCTTACCTTAAGATATTTTTTAATAATGGTTATATAATAGAAACAAGTGATTTACCTAATTATTCTTCTATATTTGAATCTATATTTGTTGTTTTAACAATGATATCAAGTACTTTATTAGGCTATATGACATATAAAGTAGCAAGGAATCAGATGATAATTTCACAAAATCAAATAAACTTAGATTATAATAAAAATACTGTTAGTCCAGCTATACTAGTGTATAATCATTTAAAATTTAAACTTTTCTATGATTTAAGTAAATTGCTAAAAAATAATTTAAATGTGCT
This region of Paraclostridium sordellii genomic DNA includes:
- a CDS encoding helix-turn-helix domain-containing protein, which encodes MCSFKGLYSFAEATKLWGLKDSTLRKAVETGKLIADEDCKKFGRDWVVKESAMVREYGEKKE
- a CDS encoding CotA family spore coat protein, giving the protein MIGNNMYMSCCEHGKGKSLCEYGKGNGLNEYYPPESHIECCCKPSMKKALELLSCEGIRENVNFDAFAFITDFYVVGSPLVFLSLLPATKKDNLSAALDATLNKLPGCSCDTLDITGRALYPIPLPIDDLTGILTSIINILESLAIPLLQPLITLLNALLDLGDEVLDSIIAILLDLFTTLPNVDLASLCQLKAVAFQTIEPTDASVSPYKVVRSRLKCLLDNGCKKDDCCPKCEDCCCNEGILKEVAGANITGTVTLTAGSLSLQDVEVIGNKDNVIILGNEPEGKFYLVCADAVSLIG